The Pseudanabaena sp. ABRG5-3 genome includes the window TAGGTAAATTAGAAGATTTGAATTGGCTAGAGGTATGCCGACGCTGTCTCAAACAATGGCAAAATTTGCCGATAATTTTGCTAGTTGAACAGTCAGATGTTAGTGATTTTTTTCGGGAATGGGCGATTGCCCGTGGTGTTCATGATGTGGTGAGTATTCATCCTCAAAATCTCCACTTATTGCAGAAAGCTTTAGTTCACAATGCCTTAAAAAATCTTATCTATGCTTCTAACGCTAAAAAAGAGTCTGTTGATCACGCTTTTCCCTTGGCAGTTCAGACCAATCCTGACACCTTGACATGGGAAGCAACGCTAGTAGCCCTCAACCGTCTGACTAAATATAGTTCTAGCTATCTAGGTCCTTTAGCGATCGGTAACTATTGGAGAAAAAGCCATGAGAGTCTTGTGAATCTGCATCCTTCTTTGGAATATTGGCAAGTTGATTATCAAGGTCAAGTCAGTTGCCCGTTTATCTCTGAGCAGATTGCTCCCTTGACTCCTGAACAATTGCAGGATGTCCAAACATGGGTCAGAGCTTTCTTAAAGGAATGTGAACGGGTTATTATTGATTTCTCTCAGGTATTGCAAGCTAAGGCGATATCTGTTGATGTTGCTAAGCTAATTTCCCCCGTTGAATGAGATCTAAGTGAAACAAATAAAATTACAACCATTAAATCAAGAGGTGGAGGTCGCAACAGAAAGTACTTTGCTTAGTGTTTTGCTGGAACAAGAAATGAATGTACTTCAAGCCTGTGGTGGTCAGGGGCGATGTGCAACCTGTCATATATATGTTCAATCAGGCAAAGAGGCTCTAAGTCCCAAAAGTGAACAGGAAATATTAACTCTGAGCTTTATCACTACCTCCAAGGAAAATTCGCGTTTGGCTTGTCAAGCAAGAGTTTTGCAGGATGGGTTGGTGATTGAAGTCCCTCAAGGCATGTATATTGGCTCGCTTGGGGAATTAAAAAGCTTAATTGGGAAACGCGCTCAACAAAATTTAATCCATCCATTAACTGGTGAGGTTTTAGTTGAGGAAGGTAAGCTGATTTTGCGATCGGCTTTAGAAAAGATGACTGAAATTGATTCCACCTTTACGGCTGATTTAAGCCAAATGTTGTTGCCGTCAGAGAAATCTCAAGTTTTAAATAGGTAATGCAGTCACTGTTTAGATAAAACTTCAGGATTCACAATTCGTATCTATGCAAATGTAAGGAGCTCCAATGCCAAAATTAAACACTATACCTAACGGGGAAACGCTTATTTCGTTGACTTCTTTATCTCAAGTTTGTCATTTTAGTCGTCATACTTTTTTTAAATTTGATCAGTCTAGGGGACAAATTCAGGACTGGAATCACCACAAATATGTATTAGCAAGTGATGATTTTATTGTGTCGTTGCTTAAGGGGCTAGAGCATGAAGTGGGGGAAGCTTCTGGTTGGTTGATGTATTTAATTGGTAAGGATTGGGGAACTGAGGATGCTAAAGATTTTAAAATTTGGTTCGAGAGGGATTATCACCTCAGTATTAACAAATCAAGTCTCAAATTTGCTTTGGAAACTTGGTGGTGGCCATTAACTTCCCAAGGTTGGGGAAAGTGGAATGTCGATCTCAGCTCTATTCGTGAAGGTTTTATTTTTATCGATCTATTTGATTCTGCGGTAGCTAAGTCGATGGGGAATATTGGTAAGCCCGTATGTTTTCTCTATGCAGGACTACTGGCGGGTTTCTTTTCGGTAATGCTAAATCGTGGATTGAGTAGTACCGAAATTCAATGCTATTCCATGGGCAATAACTTTTGTCGGTTTTTGATCGGGTCTGAGACTCGTATTAAGGCAGCAGAGTTTTGGTTAAGCTCTGGTGCTACTGCCCAAGAGATTGAGCAAAGACTGTTAGATCAGGATATCTCCAATGGTAATGGTCTCAGCCAAGCCATGGAGACAGGAGGTATTTAAGGTGAGGAAGCGTAATCGCAGTAGTAAGTTTTTTAAGAATGCGCTACAACGTTTGAATAGGTTGGGGCGATCAATTCTGAGATTGTTTAGAAACCTGTTCGCGCTCGATCTCCATCAGCCTAAACGATCGCCGCGATCGCAGAACAACGATGCCGAAATTGATGATCAATCCCATCTAAATAGTAAGCAAGTGAGCGCTATTTATCGTCCAGATCCTTTTTTGTTGGGTTTAGAAGATATGGAAGATTTGGAGTTTTTGACTACAAGGGAGTTTATTCAGAAAATTGAATGGAATGCGGAGAGTGAGGAAATTTTGCCTGCGAAGGAGGAGGATCTCACTTTATTAGAAGATTTACTGATTAACTTCCCTGAGGCTTAGTTCTGGAGTTTGGCAAGGCTTGTTATCAAACTTTTGTAAATGCTGATAATAACTTGCGTTGTTTATGGCATTACCTAAAACCAAAACTCAAAATTCAACAATCACTATATTGATTTAATTGTTAATTTCGCAATAATTTTACAATCATGCTTACTTTATTAGAAAATGTTTTAGACCGCGCCGATGGCTCATACATTGCACCTGAGGATTTGCGAACTTTAGATCAGGCGATCGCTTCTTGGCAACTACGACGCAAAACCTACGATTTGATCCAAGTTAAGGAAAATGCCATCATTGCTCAAGTGATGCAGCAGATCCAAGTTACGGCTCCTGATGTGGCAGCCAAGGTGACTTTTGATGGTGGTAATAAGTGCAATCGGGATATGGCTTTGGTACTGCGCTACTGTGCCACGGCGATGTTGTTGCAGGATGAGGAACTCCTCAAAGATCGTTTGCTGTATTGGCTACAGAACATCATGATTGCTTTGAAAAATCAACGAGTTAATGATTTTGTTTATCGCTCTTTGCAAAAATCCGTTCAGGAAAATCTGCCTAAAGAAAATGCGGATTTGCTACTGCCCTACATTGCGATCGCTCACCAATGGTTAAGCCAATGACAAATAATTCAATTCCCGGAAATTATTTCTCGCCTCGTTTTTATGTTAAGTCCGATCCTGCAACGGGTTTACTGTCTACTCGTCAAGGCGATCGCCTCATTGCGATACCAGATTTTTTGTTACGAAGTATCCATCGCGCTTTGCAGTCTGAAGCAGGACAGGCAGGAACTTTGGCACTCTACACCTTTGGCTTTGGCTGGGGGGGATCTTTTTATGATCACATTCGTGGTGAGATCGAATCCTATAAAGGCGCAACGATTATGGCAACTAATGCTGTAGAGTTTCTTGCCACGATGCGCCAACTTTGGACAGTGCATGGTATGGGAACTTTGACCTTGGACTTTAGCCATCGTCAACATGGCTTGATTGTAGTTACGACCGAAAATTCGGTATTAACTACAGGTAGTGAAATTGGCTTGCAGTCAGGAAATTTGCCTTGGCATCAGCTACAGGCAGGATTTATTGCTGCATGGTTTTCACGCTGGGCAGGGAAAGATATTCGCGCCTGTGCTACGGATTGGTCAGCACAAGCTGAGGTAAGTACTACGCAGTCTCTAGATAGTTCTACTACTCCTAGTCAGGACAATTACACACGCTTTATTGTAGGAATAAACAGCAAGATCCAACAGGTGGAGCCTTGGGTAAAGCAGGGATTACGCACGACGGAGATTTTGGATAAATTAACAGCCAATTAAATAATGTCAGTTCGGGTTAAGCTCGCAAATTTTAAAAACCTAAAAGTAAAAGCCTTGCGTAGCAAGGCTTTTACTTTTAGGTTTTGAGAGAGGGTTTGCTACGCAAACCCTCTCTCAAAACCCGTTTCAAATTATCCCGAACTCACCAATGGGAAGAATTGCTTAGCGATTCTTCCCATTCTCTCTTTTCGTCGAACTGACGTTAATCAACGGACAGAGTTATAGATCTCTTCATTGGCTTTTGCAGAGGCAAATAAATCGACCACGGGATGGGGATAATCAACACCGAGATGCACATGAAAACGTTTTTGCTCAACCTTTAGTAGTTGCCAAGGTTGATGGATTTTACTAGTTGGTAGAGCCGCAAGTTCTGGTAGCCAATGTCTCACATATTCGCCCTGAGGATCATAGTCCTGTGATTGCTTATTGATATTGAAAAAACGGAAACCTCTAGCATCATTGCCAATACCTGAAGTGTAGTTCCAATTTCCCCAATTGCTACAGGGATCATAGTCAATGAGAAGTGATTCAAACCATTCTGCCCCCATTCGCCAATCAATACCTAGATTTTTGGTAAGAAAACTAGCTACATTTTGACGACCCCGATTAGACATAAAACCAGTAGCCTGAAGTTCACGCATATTCGCATCAACTAATGGAAAACCTGTCTGTCCTGTTTGCCATAGTTCAAATCTCTTCCAGTCTTGTTTCCAAGGAATATTCATACCGCGTAAACCTGTGCGATAGAATAATTTGTCTCCATGTTTTGCTGCCACAAATCGAAAATAATCGCGCCAGAGAAGTTCAAAAATTAGCCAATAAGTTGAGTCATTCGCAAGGCGATCGCGTTCATATTGCTTGACTTGAGCATAGATATAGCGCGGACTGATGCAGCCCAAAGCTAACCAAGGAGAAAATTTGGATGAATCATCGACATTTAACATGCCGTTGCGGGTTTGTTTATAAACCTGTAGGCGATCGCTTTGCCAAAAATAATGGTCTAACCGCTTGAGAGCCTCAGTTTCACCACCAAGAAATTGTAAAACTGCGCGATCGCAAGGGACAGGTTCTACTAGTCCTAATATCGATAGAGTTGGGATTTCGCCAGTATCAAAGTTATTAGGTAGATGACTGAGGTGCGTTGGGGTAGGGAAAATATCCCGAACTGTAAAATCAACTTCTACTTGTTTACGAAAGTGGGTAAATAGTTCAGGCAGTTGTGCGATCTCGAATGGTAAATCGTCGGGATGTAATAGCGTATTTCCCCAAAAGCTTCTTATTGAAATATCTTGTGAATTTAAAGCACCCAGAAGATGTGTTTCTACGGCTTTTTCTTCCGTTGTCACTTCTGCATGGTAATAGATAGAAGTAATTTTCCATTGCTGGGCTAATTGGGGTAAAACATCTTCGGGCTTACCAAGGCGAACAATAAGATCGGAATTAAGCGATCGCAAATTTTCCCGCAAATTAGCCACAGACTCAATTAAAAACTTGGTGCGAAATGTCCCTGTTTTCGCAAAACCAAAGGATGTTTCACCAAAGTGACGCGGATCAAAACAATAAATGGGAAATACTGTTGCCCCCGTTTGCTGAGCGGCTTGAGATGCTCGCCATAAAGTTTCGCAGTCATGCGATCGCAAGTCATTGCGGAACCAAACTAAGATATTTTGATTAGTCATATTTAACTATCAGCAACAAGGGGCTGAAGCCCATTGACCTACTAAAATTTATCTTTCTACAATTCGGTAACAAGGGCTTCAGCCCCTTGTTCTACTAAAATTTATCTTTCTACGATTTGAAATCGGCGATTGAGTAAGTTCATACTGGCAGAGATAGTGAGGCTCATTGCAAGGTAAGTTCCCATGATAATTAAAATGACATTGACGGGTCTACCAGTTTGATTAATTGTTGTTGAGGCAATGCGATAGATGTCGGTATAACCGATCGCGATCGCTAGACTAGAGTTTTTGGCAATGTTTACATATTGACTAGTTAGTGATGGAATAATCACCCGTAATGCCTGTGGCAAGACGATCTTTCGCATAGTTTGGAAATCGCTTAATCCTAATGCTTTAGCTGCTTCTGACTGTCCCTTGGGGACTGAGAGAATCCCCCCTCGGACAATTTCGGCAATAAAAGCGCTAGAAAACATGGTCAAGCCTAAGACAAGGGCGCAAAACTCAGAGCTAATAGTCATCTTTAGAGCTGCAATTGTTAGTCCATCTTTAGCAAGGGTGGCAAAGCCAAGGGAAATGCGATCGCTAGCTGAGGGAAGTGACAAAAAGATTGCCGAATACCAGAAAAATAGTTGTAACAATAATGGTGTGTTGCGGAGGATTTCCACATAAACACGGGCAATTTGTTTGAGTAACCAATTATTCGAGAGGCGAGAAATTCCTACAGTAATACCAACTATGGTTGCGGAGATAATGCTGACGGAGATTGCCTTTAGTGAGTTAATCAAGCCCACCTGCAAAGCACGGGTATAGCTATCGGAAGCTTGGTATGGAAAAGGGGTATCGGCAATGTCAAAGGAAGCAGGATCACCAAGAAAGTCAAAACTAATCGCCAGCCCTGAACTTCGCATGTTTCTAGCTAGGGTATTCCAAGCCAAAATACTGCAAGTGATACCAACTACTAAAAAAATCAATTGAGCGATCGTGCGCCAATTCCAAAATTGATTGAAACGATCTGTGAGGCTGACGGTGAACTTCCCATTACTAGCGGACATTGCTTGTAGCGCTCCCAAAATGGATTAAAGTTTTTGAGTGATGATGGATGGTAATTATAGCTGTCTTCACTTGCATTAGGACAAATCACCCCCCAGAAGACGAATGGCGGCGCTTTGCGCCGCCACTCGTCTTCTGGTTTTGCGTCCTAACAAGACTGGCGACAGCTATAGTACTGCCCATCATTACTCTTTAGGATTTTAAGTCTAGTATACTTGGTGCATCAAGGTGAAAAGTATGTTCGGAAATTATGCCCAAGTCATCCATCAAAATAGCTGTAGTTGGCGATGTTCATGACCTGTGGCAACCCGTCGAAGATCGTTTAGCATTACATACATTGCAGGTTGACTTAACTCTATTTGTGGGCGATTTTGGCAATGAGTCCGTAGAAGTTGTGCAGGCGATCGCAAATTTAGATTTGCCAAAGGCAATTATTTTGGGCAATCATGACGCTTGGTATAGTGCCTCAGATCCTCATAGTAAAAATTCTCAAAAGAAGCAATGTCCCTATGATCGGACTAAAGAAGATCGCGTTCAACAGCAATTAGATATCTTAGGGAAACTCCATGTCGGTTACAGTTGGCTTGATTTCCCTGAATTCAATCTCTCGGTAGTTGGTGCGCGACCCTTTAGTTGGGGAAGTTCTAAATGGAAGAAGGAAAATTTTTATCGTGATCGCTATCAAATCAATAGCTTTGCAGAATCAACTCAAAGGATTACGGAATCTGTCAGTAATACTAAGCATGACACCGTGATCTTTTTAGGTCATAATGGACCCTCTGGACTGGGTAAGGAAGAATATTCAATCTGTGGTAAGGATTGGAAACCCATTGGCGGCGACTATGGCGATCCTGATTTTGCGGAGGCAATTACTAAAACCTATCAAATGGGTAAATCAGTTCCCTTTGCTACCTTTGGACATATGCACCATCATTTACGACTAAATAAAAATCGCAAACGTGAGGCGATCGCTACTAACGATATCGGCACAATTTTCCTAAATTCAGCCTTGACTCCCAGAATTGTCCAAACCAATGATGGATATTATCGGAACTTCTCGATTGTCACCTTAGAATCTGGACGAGTTAGCCAAATATCAATTGTCTGGCTTGATGCTCTCTTTAAAGTAATTAGCGAAGATATTCTATTTATCGCAAAGTAATAATAATAAAGAGTGGGGCGATTTGCGCCCCACTCTTTTGGTTTAAGCATTAAGGATAAATTACAGGCATATCCTGTACATACTTACCATCACATTCAAATTTTGCGCGGAATTCCTGTAAAACCATGCGATCGCCTTCTAGCTTATAAATCGCCGACGAGCCGCAATCCCCAACACCACGGAACTTAGTGAAATTGGTGAGAGTTTGTGATCGCACATTTACTCTAGGTGTGCCAGCGATTGAGCGATCAGTAGTACGTTTAGGCTTTACACCCTCCTTCGCTTCTTGGAAACTATCAAACTCTAAGGGAATTGCACGGGGTTTAGGAGCATCATCAATCCAGAGGACATATTCAAATGCACCTTGATAAGCCGCTAGAAAGCACTGAATTTGTACTAGATACTTCTTGTCAGAGATCTGGAAAGCTTTAGAACCCATACCTTTTTTTTCATCCTCAGCACGGAAATTATCTTTGCAAACTCCCAAACTTTCACGATTATCAAGAACATATTGCAGAGGCTCAACTTTAGAAGCATTAGCAGTCGTATTAGAGCTACCATTTCGAGACAAATATCGCAACAACTGCTCCTCACTCAACTTGCCATTTGGGAAGGTTACACGCAAGACAGGCTCAGGATTTTGGGTTGTTGGCGCTTCGAGTGTATACAAATATCCGTCATTCTTAAATTCGATTGATCCAGATTTTTGAGGATTGTAATTCATTGCCTCCATATCGAGACCACCACTACCATCTTTGTTGCGACTGATGTAATAGCGGGGACGATCTGGTGCGCTAACATCCGCACAAATATAAACTCGATAATTAGAAGTTTCACCATAGGCATAAGTAACCTTTGACTTACCACAGGTACTATTATCGTCAAGCTCTTTGATATCACCAACAGCGATCGCTTTTACAGCAGCATTTTTAGGCTCAGCAGTTGCTTTGGGCGATTCTGAAGTGGAAGTAGTGGGTGATGTGACGGCTTTTGTGGTCGTAGTACTTGTGATCGGTGATGGCGATGAACTAGTCGCATCGGGATTAGCACATCCTAGAAATGTCAAACTTACCATCACAGCCATTAAACTGATTCGATTTGGCAACATGCGTCCTGCTCCTTATGTCTTATGCTTCACTAAATAATAAATAGCCAAGCAAATATTCTTTAGATATTGTCTATGAATTATTCAATAATTGACATTTATCTGAGGAAATAAGTTCCTATAACGTCAGTTCGACGAATGCGAAAAGCATTAAGAATTGCCAAGCGATTCTTAATGCTTTTCGCCATTTGCGCCATGTGAAGCACGCCGCAAATGGCTATGTTTCTATAGCGTTTTCTAGTTTTATGATTACTTACTTCCATACCAAAACCCAGAAGAGAGTTGCGCCGCAACTCTCTTCTGGGTTCTTATTTGACTGTAGCTTGAGATTGGAATGACAAACAAGAAAGAGTTTTCCTATTGGAATGTAAAGATAATTTAGGATAAGTAGTTGAGCATAATTAAAACCCAAAAACTTGTGGCGCACGCGCCACAAGTTTTTGGGTTTTATATGTAATTGTACTCAGTTACTTAGGTTATGCGATCGCGTAACCCATACTTGCTATTGGCTATTTATTTGGATGCACTTGAGTTTTAATACCCATCTTGCTAATTATGCTGAGTTGACTAGCTTTTTCTATAATTTTTCTTAGTAAAGCGATCGGCAAAAACATGCGGGTTCAACAAAAAATCGGTCTCTTATTTTCCTGCATGACTTTAGGTATGCAGGAAAATATACTTAAAGTTTCCAAGTCTTGACACAAAATATTTTTGTCAATCCAAATTTAACTGCACCTTTAACAGTTCTTAACCTTGGGTTGGCGGAAGCAGTTTAGTATCAATCTTGTGTAGTTTAAACGCTTAGTCAACCGTAACAGATTCAATCCCAACCAGATTTTATGATGTCTAAAAAGAATATCAATCGTAGTGTTTTAACGTTTGTAGCAGGTG containing:
- a CDS encoding 2Fe-2S iron-sulfur cluster-binding protein; the protein is MKQIKLQPLNQEVEVATESTLLSVLLEQEMNVLQACGGQGRCATCHIYVQSGKEALSPKSEQEILTLSFITTSKENSRLACQARVLQDGLVIEVPQGMYIGSLGELKSLIGKRAQQNLIHPLTGEVLVEEGKLILRSALEKMTEIDSTFTADLSQMLLPSEKSQVLNR
- a CDS encoding V4R domain-containing protein — protein: MPKLNTIPNGETLISLTSLSQVCHFSRHTFFKFDQSRGQIQDWNHHKYVLASDDFIVSLLKGLEHEVGEASGWLMYLIGKDWGTEDAKDFKIWFERDYHLSINKSSLKFALETWWWPLTSQGWGKWNVDLSSIREGFIFIDLFDSAVAKSMGNIGKPVCFLYAGLLAGFFSVMLNRGLSSTEIQCYSMGNNFCRFLIGSETRIKAAEFWLSSGATAQEIEQRLLDQDISNGNGLSQAMETGGI
- a CDS encoding phycocyanin — encoded protein: MLTLLENVLDRADGSYIAPEDLRTLDQAIASWQLRRKTYDLIQVKENAIIAQVMQQIQVTAPDVAAKVTFDGGNKCNRDMALVLRYCATAMLLQDEELLKDRLLYWLQNIMIALKNQRVNDFVYRSLQKSVQENLPKENADLLLPYIAIAHQWLSQ
- a CDS encoding DASH family cryptochrome, whose product is MTNQNILVWFRNDLRSHDCETLWRASQAAQQTGATVFPIYCFDPRHFGETSFGFAKTGTFRTKFLIESVANLRENLRSLNSDLIVRLGKPEDVLPQLAQQWKITSIYYHAEVTTEEKAVETHLLGALNSQDISIRSFWGNTLLHPDDLPFEIAQLPELFTHFRKQVEVDFTVRDIFPTPTHLSHLPNNFDTGEIPTLSILGLVEPVPCDRAVLQFLGGETEALKRLDHYFWQSDRLQVYKQTRNGMLNVDDSSKFSPWLALGCISPRYIYAQVKQYERDRLANDSTYWLIFELLWRDYFRFVAAKHGDKLFYRTGLRGMNIPWKQDWKRFELWQTGQTGFPLVDANMRELQATGFMSNRGRQNVASFLTKNLGIDWRMGAEWFESLLIDYDPCSNWGNWNYTSGIGNDARGFRFFNINKQSQDYDPQGEYVRHWLPELAALPTSKIHQPWQLLKVEQKRFHVHLGVDYPHPVVDLFASAKANEEIYNSVR
- a CDS encoding amino acid ABC transporter permease, whose amino-acid sequence is MSASNGKFTVSLTDRFNQFWNWRTIAQLIFLVVGITCSILAWNTLARNMRSSGLAISFDFLGDPASFDIADTPFPYQASDSYTRALQVGLINSLKAISVSIISATIVGITVGISRLSNNWLLKQIARVYVEILRNTPLLLQLFFWYSAIFLSLPSASDRISLGFATLAKDGLTIAALKMTISSEFCALVLGLTMFSSAFIAEIVRGGILSVPKGQSEAAKALGLSDFQTMRKIVLPQALRVIIPSLTSQYVNIAKNSSLAIAIGYTDIYRIASTTINQTGRPVNVILIIMGTYLAMSLTISASMNLLNRRFQIVER
- a CDS encoding TIGR04168 family protein; translated protein: MPKSSIKIAVVGDVHDLWQPVEDRLALHTLQVDLTLFVGDFGNESVEVVQAIANLDLPKAIILGNHDAWYSASDPHSKNSQKKQCPYDRTKEDRVQQQLDILGKLHVGYSWLDFPEFNLSVVGARPFSWGSSKWKKENFYRDRYQINSFAESTQRITESVSNTKHDTVIFLGHNGPSGLGKEEYSICGKDWKPIGGDYGDPDFAEAITKTYQMGKSVPFATFGHMHHHLRLNKNRKREAIATNDIGTIFLNSALTPRIVQTNDGYYRNFSIVTLESGRVSQISIVWLDALFKVISEDILFIAK
- a CDS encoding DUF1176 domain-containing protein, with amino-acid sequence MLPNRISLMAVMVSLTFLGCANPDATSSSPSPITSTTTTKAVTSPTTSTSESPKATAEPKNAAVKAIAVGDIKELDDNSTCGKSKVTYAYGETSNYRVYICADVSAPDRPRYYISRNKDGSGGLDMEAMNYNPQKSGSIEFKNDGYLYTLEAPTTQNPEPVLRVTFPNGKLSEEQLLRYLSRNGSSNTTANASKVEPLQYVLDNRESLGVCKDNFRAEDEKKGMGSKAFQISDKKYLVQIQCFLAAYQGAFEYVLWIDDAPKPRAIPLEFDSFQEAKEGVKPKRTTDRSIAGTPRVNVRSQTLTNFTKFRGVGDCGSSAIYKLEGDRMVLQEFRAKFECDGKYVQDMPVIYP